The Kitasatospora sp. NBC_01287 genome contains a region encoding:
- a CDS encoding type I polyketide synthase, producing MRPNVPLTDVVIGITPFHLPDAGLAEAVCRAGAVGVLDLGAGGRRSREELARLRERAPEGFGVRVGPGCRMVPEDLRAAHGAAPSVLVLGAGAGEGAPGWDVAALCGEYRVLAEVTDLGQALGAVRAGVHGLIARGCESGGPVGELSTFVLLQQLLAEPGIGVPVWAWGGIGPRTAVAAVAGGAAGVVLDSQLALLAESGVPEEVAALLRGMDGSETVVVDGRRLLRRGRPGTSGLSGVSGPSGPSGESGASAQRERPAAELMIGQDGFLAAEFAERWGTVQRAVRAVREAVLDGLRAVAAPGAAAALLGPGSRAAEVLGTRLPVVQGPMTRVSDQPGFAAAVAVAGALPCVALALAGPAQTRALLTETAAAVGGRPWCVGVLGFAPEEVRGAQLAEVLAARPSHAVIAGGRPSQARVLEEAGIRTFLHVPSPGLLRQFLEDGARRFVFEGSECGGHVGPRHSFPLWEAQLAVLEDFLAAAPKAPQAPKAPQAPEVEVLFAGGVHDARSAAMVAALAAPLAARGLAAGVLMGTAYLFTEEAVACGAVRAQFQRQALAARATELLGTAPGHATRCLPSPFTAEFRRARERLRAEGVPDREVWERLERLNVGRLRIAAKGVDRVAGELTEVDEQGQLERGMFMAGQVAVLRSATTTLAELHAAVSTGAADLLTTRAAELARLLDQRPVAPEPEPVPLDIAVIGMAGFFPQAPDLPAFWANVVGGVDAVTEVPAERWDPALYHAADGDPGRTPSKWGGFLPRIPFDPLDYGIPPAALGSIEPVQLLALEAARRALLDAGYDAGTGTGTSGTGTSGTSTGTGTSTGTAEGGRPFDRSRASVVFGAEAGSDLSNAGVLAAVLPAYLGAVPAAIAEQLPELTEDSFPGMLANVISGRIANRLDLGGANFTVDAACASSLAALDVACKELISGTSDLALCGGADLHNGINDYLLFASVHALSPTGVSRPFDAAADGIVLGEGVGCLVLKRLADAERDGDRVYAVVKGIGSASDGRSLGLTAPRPEGQRAALERAYRGAGLGPADVGLVEAHGTGTVVGDRTELATLSAVFTEAGAAPRSCALGSVKSQIGHTKCAAGLAGLIKTSLALHTGIKPPTLHLERPNPAWQDGAGPFVFHAEARPWTAPAAERVAGVSAFGFGGTNFHAVLQGYDGPPPVHALQEWPAELFTFRGTDLVRALRGVAELLGQVETAGSPWRLRDLALAAAGRAESAAGPVRVAVVASDLTELAGLLRRALAGESDPAAGLHLAEADESSESGSATGELAPGEVAFLFPGQGSQRPGMFAELFAAFPAVRRHLRLGRDHADALHPPAAFTPQARERQRAALTDTRVAQPALGMTGLAAYELLGLAGVRPRLAAGHSYGELVALCAAGALAAEDLPALSAERARAILAAVGEGQDPGSMAAVAAGAEQVERVLAAAGLAGRVVTANRNAPRQTVVSGGTAEVAEAMRLLAEAGHGVKRLPVACAFHSPLVAGAGERFAAALSDRTVRGPEFPVFSNRTAARYPADPAGVRAELAAQIGAPVRFAEQIEAMYAAGARVFVEAGPGAVLTRLVSAVLGERPHRAVALEGRRSGLPGFLDALAELAVAGVPVRTGRLLRGRDAVDPGRTRTPRRPGWTVDGQLVRTAAGELLPGALAPARPVPEALMTTREPQADGRQAAGDALVAEFLRSSREMIAAQRDVLLTHLGGAGGAPALPPVAPLATVPVAPLPLTTVPVATVPVATGAAATAPLVPTAVVPSPAAVPAVPALSGSGAAAVREQPPAPAVLGEADVLRAVVEVISERTGYPADMIEPELDLEADLSIDSIKRTEIIGRLARRLATVPGADLATLGDEEVEQLSGARTAAAITRWLTDRLAGPGATPAPSPVAPLPPDGAPAEPPAERIAEPPAVVGHEPTRLEFATVPLPAAPPVAPQSLAGRRFAVLGTDGGTDGGKNGGPDSGKDSGPVAEALAAQLAAAGAQLLALDAGHQLTEADGPVDGVLLLDPLREDGPPVLPGCVPALKSALAAAPSRLLAARTAAGTAARTAAPAGGGRADGLRGLFRTLSREYPQCTARLVEFGAEVGPEQAAAALVGELLAEDREPVVLHGPAGRQGLALVERSLGLLGSTGAGPAGDGAAEAAALGLDRDAVVLLVGGARGITARFAATLAAAARCRLELLGRTAPPQGAEDPVLGAARDRAALRTALARQGVPLAGIDRTAAALLAGREVAATLDELSALGSRARYQVVDAADPAALRQAVKEVYAEHGRLDGVVFAAGVIEDKVLAEKDPDSFRRVFATKADGARALLDALAELPSGPGFTVLFGSIAAALGNRGQADYAAANDALEELGARWAQRTGRRALTVHWGPWAPSATHGGMVSPELARDYQRRGVRLIDPGAGALALLRELAWGEPSVRSVVYTASGW from the coding sequence ATGAGGCCCAATGTTCCGCTGACCGACGTCGTCATCGGGATCACCCCGTTCCACTTACCGGACGCCGGACTGGCCGAAGCCGTGTGCCGTGCGGGCGCGGTGGGCGTGCTGGACCTCGGAGCCGGTGGTCGCCGGTCGCGCGAGGAGCTCGCCCGGCTCCGCGAGAGGGCGCCGGAGGGCTTCGGCGTCCGGGTGGGGCCCGGTTGCCGGATGGTGCCCGAGGACCTGCGTGCGGCCCATGGCGCCGCGCCGTCGGTCCTCGTGCTGGGTGCGGGTGCGGGTGAGGGTGCGCCGGGCTGGGACGTCGCGGCGTTGTGTGGTGAGTACCGGGTGCTGGCCGAGGTGACGGATCTGGGGCAGGCCCTGGGCGCCGTCCGCGCCGGGGTCCACGGGCTGATCGCGCGTGGCTGCGAGAGTGGCGGCCCGGTCGGCGAGTTGAGCACCTTCGTGCTGCTGCAGCAGCTGCTGGCCGAGCCCGGGATCGGGGTGCCGGTGTGGGCCTGGGGCGGGATCGGGCCGCGCACGGCGGTGGCGGCGGTGGCCGGTGGGGCGGCCGGAGTGGTGCTGGACAGCCAGTTGGCGCTGCTGGCGGAGTCCGGGGTGCCGGAGGAGGTCGCGGCACTCCTGCGCGGCATGGACGGGTCCGAGACCGTGGTCGTCGACGGGCGCCGCCTGCTGCGGCGCGGGCGGCCAGGCACGTCGGGCCTGTCGGGTGTGTCGGGCCCTTCAGGCCCATCGGGTGAATCGGGTGCGTCGGCTCAGCGGGAGCGGCCCGCAGCGGAGTTGATGATCGGTCAGGACGGTTTCCTCGCTGCCGAGTTCGCCGAACGCTGGGGGACCGTCCAGCGAGCGGTGCGGGCCGTGCGCGAGGCCGTCCTGGACGGCCTACGGGCAGTGGCGGCGCCCGGTGCGGCGGCTGCGCTGCTCGGGCCGGGGTCGCGGGCGGCCGAGGTGCTGGGCACCCGGTTGCCGGTGGTGCAGGGGCCGATGACCAGGGTCAGCGACCAGCCGGGCTTCGCGGCGGCGGTGGCCGTGGCCGGCGCGCTGCCGTGCGTGGCCCTGGCGCTGGCGGGCCCGGCGCAGACCCGCGCGCTGCTCACGGAGACGGCCGCGGCGGTCGGCGGGCGGCCTTGGTGCGTCGGGGTGCTGGGCTTCGCGCCGGAGGAGGTGCGCGGTGCGCAGCTCGCGGAGGTGCTCGCCGCCAGACCCAGTCACGCGGTGATCGCGGGCGGGCGGCCCTCGCAGGCGAGAGTGCTGGAGGAGGCGGGGATCCGCACCTTCCTGCACGTGCCCTCGCCAGGGCTGCTCAGGCAGTTCCTGGAGGACGGGGCGCGCAGGTTCGTCTTCGAAGGTTCGGAGTGCGGCGGGCATGTCGGGCCGCGGCACAGCTTCCCGCTCTGGGAGGCACAGTTGGCGGTGCTGGAGGACTTCCTCGCCGCCGCCCCCAAGGCCCCGCAGGCCCCCAAGGCTCCGCAGGCCCCGGAGGTGGAGGTGCTCTTCGCGGGCGGGGTGCACGACGCACGCTCGGCGGCGATGGTGGCGGCGCTGGCCGCACCGCTGGCGGCGCGCGGCCTCGCGGCGGGGGTGCTGATGGGCACGGCCTACCTCTTCACCGAGGAGGCGGTGGCCTGCGGCGCGGTGCGGGCGCAGTTCCAGCGGCAGGCGCTGGCGGCACGTGCCACGGAGCTGCTGGGGACGGCGCCCGGGCATGCCACCCGATGCCTGCCGAGCCCGTTCACGGCGGAGTTCCGCCGGGCGCGCGAGCGGTTGCGGGCCGAAGGGGTGCCGGACCGGGAGGTCTGGGAGCGACTGGAGCGGCTGAACGTCGGGCGGCTGCGGATCGCGGCCAAGGGCGTGGACCGGGTGGCGGGCGAGCTGACCGAGGTGGACGAGCAAGGGCAGCTGGAGCGGGGGATGTTCATGGCCGGGCAGGTCGCGGTCCTGCGCTCGGCCACCACCACGCTCGCCGAACTGCACGCCGCGGTGAGCACCGGCGCGGCCGACCTGCTGACCACCCGTGCCGCGGAGCTGGCGCGGTTGCTCGACCAGCGCCCCGTCGCACCGGAGCCGGAGCCCGTGCCGCTGGACATCGCGGTGATCGGCATGGCGGGCTTCTTCCCGCAGGCCCCCGACCTGCCCGCGTTCTGGGCGAACGTGGTGGGCGGGGTGGACGCGGTGACCGAGGTGCCGGCCGAGCGCTGGGACCCGGCGCTCTACCACGCGGCGGACGGCGACCCGGGCCGCACACCGTCCAAGTGGGGCGGCTTCCTGCCCAGGATCCCCTTCGACCCGCTGGACTACGGCATCCCGCCGGCCGCGCTGGGCAGCATCGAGCCGGTGCAACTGCTGGCGCTGGAGGCGGCGCGACGGGCGCTGCTGGATGCCGGGTACGACGCCGGCACCGGCACCGGCACCAGCGGCACCGGCACCAGCGGCACCAGCACCGGCACCGGCACCAGCACCGGCACCGCGGAGGGCGGCCGGCCCTTCGACCGCTCGCGCGCCAGCGTCGTCTTCGGCGCGGAGGCGGGCAGCGACCTCTCCAACGCGGGTGTGCTGGCGGCGGTGCTGCCCGCCTACCTCGGCGCGGTGCCCGCGGCGATCGCCGAGCAGTTGCCCGAGCTCACCGAGGACTCCTTCCCCGGCATGCTGGCCAATGTCATCTCCGGGCGGATCGCCAACCGGCTGGACCTGGGCGGCGCCAACTTCACCGTCGACGCGGCCTGCGCCTCCTCGCTGGCGGCGCTGGACGTGGCGTGCAAGGAACTGATCTCGGGCACAAGCGACTTGGCACTCTGCGGCGGCGCGGACCTGCACAACGGGATCAACGACTACCTGCTCTTCGCCTCGGTGCACGCGCTCTCGCCGACCGGCGTCTCCCGCCCCTTCGACGCGGCGGCGGACGGGATCGTGCTCGGTGAGGGGGTCGGCTGCCTGGTGCTCAAGCGGCTGGCGGACGCGGAACGTGACGGCGACCGCGTGTACGCGGTGGTCAAGGGCATCGGCAGCGCCAGCGACGGGCGGTCGCTGGGCCTGACGGCGCCGCGGCCCGAGGGCCAGCGGGCGGCGCTGGAGCGCGCCTACCGCGGTGCCGGGCTCGGGCCGGCCGACGTGGGGCTGGTGGAGGCGCACGGCACCGGGACGGTGGTCGGTGATCGCACCGAACTGGCCACGCTGAGCGCGGTCTTCACGGAGGCGGGCGCGGCGCCCCGCAGTTGCGCGCTGGGCTCGGTGAAGTCGCAGATCGGGCACACCAAGTGCGCGGCCGGCCTGGCGGGGCTGATCAAGACCTCGCTGGCGCTGCACACCGGGATCAAACCGCCGACCCTGCACCTGGAACGGCCGAACCCCGCCTGGCAGGACGGCGCCGGCCCGTTCGTCTTCCACGCCGAGGCCCGGCCGTGGACCGCACCGGCCGCCGAACGGGTGGCCGGGGTGAGCGCCTTCGGCTTCGGTGGCACCAACTTCCATGCCGTGCTCCAGGGTTACGACGGACCGCCGCCCGTGCACGCGCTGCAGGAGTGGCCGGCCGAGCTCTTCACCTTCCGGGGCACCGACTTGGTCCGGGCGCTGCGCGGGGTGGCGGAACTGCTGGGCCAGGTGGAGACGGCGGGCTCGCCGTGGCGGCTGCGCGATCTCGCGCTGGCCGCCGCCGGGCGGGCGGAGTCGGCTGCCGGGCCGGTGCGGGTGGCGGTGGTCGCCTCGGACCTCACCGAGCTGGCCGGGCTGCTGCGCCGGGCGCTGGCGGGGGAGAGCGACCCGGCGGCGGGTCTGCACCTGGCCGAGGCTGACGAGTCGTCAGAAAGCGGTTCGGCAACCGGCGAGCTCGCGCCGGGTGAGGTGGCGTTCCTCTTCCCCGGGCAGGGCAGCCAGCGCCCGGGGATGTTCGCGGAGCTGTTCGCGGCGTTCCCCGCCGTGCGGCGGCACCTGCGCCTGGGACGGGACCACGCGGACGCGCTCCACCCCCCGGCGGCGTTCACGCCGCAGGCGCGCGAGCGGCAGCGCGCCGCGCTGACCGACACCAGGGTGGCCCAGCCCGCGTTGGGCATGACCGGACTGGCGGCGTACGAGCTGCTGGGGCTGGCCGGCGTGCGCCCGCGGCTGGCCGCCGGCCACAGTTACGGCGAACTGGTGGCGCTGTGCGCTGCGGGCGCGCTGGCGGCCGAGGACCTGCCCGCGCTGAGCGCCGAGCGGGCGCGCGCGATCCTGGCGGCGGTCGGCGAGGGCCAGGACCCGGGGTCGATGGCCGCGGTGGCGGCCGGGGCCGAGCAGGTCGAGCGGGTGCTCGCCGCCGCCGGGCTCGCGGGGCGGGTGGTGACGGCGAACCGCAACGCGCCGCGCCAGACGGTCGTCTCCGGCGGGACGGCGGAGGTGGCGGAGGCGATGCGCCTGCTGGCGGAGGCGGGGCACGGGGTGAAGCGGCTGCCGGTCGCGTGCGCCTTCCACAGCCCGCTGGTCGCGGGCGCGGGCGAGCGCTTCGCCGCGGCGCTGTCCGACCGGACGGTGCGCGGACCGGAGTTCCCGGTCTTCTCGAACCGGACGGCCGCGCGCTACCCGGCGGATCCCGCCGGGGTGCGGGCCGAACTCGCCGCGCAGATCGGCGCCCCGGTGCGCTTCGCGGAGCAGATCGAGGCGATGTACGCGGCGGGCGCCCGGGTGTTCGTCGAGGCGGGCCCCGGCGCGGTGCTGACCCGGCTGGTCTCGGCAGTGCTGGGGGAGCGGCCCCATCGGGCGGTGGCGCTGGAGGGGCGGCGCAGCGGCCTGCCCGGCTTCCTCGACGCGCTGGCCGAGCTGGCCGTCGCGGGGGTGCCGGTGCGGACCGGCCGCCTGCTGCGCGGCCGCGACGCGGTGGACCCGGGCCGGACGCGGACCCCGCGCCGGCCCGGCTGGACGGTGGACGGGCAGCTGGTGCGCACCGCTGCCGGAGAACTGCTGCCCGGTGCGCTGGCACCGGCCCGACCTGTACCGGAGGCTCTGATGACGACGCGGGAACCCCAGGCCGACGGCCGCCAGGCCGCCGGGGACGCCCTGGTGGCGGAGTTCCTGCGGAGCAGCCGGGAGATGATCGCGGCGCAGCGCGACGTGTTGCTCACCCATCTCGGCGGGGCGGGCGGCGCGCCGGCCCTGCCGCCGGTGGCGCCGCTGGCGACGGTGCCCGTCGCGCCGCTGCCCCTGACGACCGTGCCCGTGGCGACCGTGCCCGTGGCGACAGGGGCAGCGGCGACGGCGCCGCTGGTCCCGACGGCCGTGGTGCCGTCACCCGCCGCGGTGCCCGCGGTGCCCGCGCTGTCCGGATCGGGCGCCGCAGCCGTGCGGGAGCAGCCGCCGGCCCCCGCCGTCCTCGGCGAGGCGGACGTGCTGCGCGCGGTGGTGGAGGTGATCAGCGAGCGCACCGGCTACCCGGCCGACATGATCGAACCCGAGCTGGACCTGGAGGCCGACCTCAGCATCGACTCCATCAAGCGCACCGAGATCATCGGCAGGCTCGCCCGCCGCCTGGCCACCGTCCCGGGCGCCGACCTCGCCACGCTGGGCGACGAGGAGGTGGAGCAACTCTCCGGCGCCCGCACCGCAGCCGCGATCACCCGCTGGCTCACCGACCGGCTGGCCGGCCCCGGTGCGACGCCCGCGCCTTCGCCCGTGGCTCCCCTGCCGCCTGACGGGGCGCCCGCCGAACCGCCCGCCGAGCGAATCGCCGAACCGCCCGCCGTCGTCGGCCACGAGCCCACCCGCCTGGAGTTCGCCACCGTTCCACTGCCCGCCGCACCCCCCGTGGCGCCGCAGTCGCTGGCCGGCCGGCGCTTCGCCGTGCTGGGCACGGACGGCGGCACGGACGGTGGCAAGAACGGCGGCCCGGACAGCGGCAAGGACAGCGGCCCGGTCGCCGAGGCACTGGCGGCACAGCTCGCCGCGGCCGGCGCGCAGCTGCTGGCGCTGGACGCCGGTCACCAACTCACCGAGGCGGACGGACCGGTGGACGGCGTGCTGCTGCTGGATCCGCTGCGCGAGGACGGCCCGCCGGTGCTGCCCGGCTGCGTGCCCGCGCTCAAGAGCGCCCTGGCCGCCGCTCCCAGCCGGCTGCTCGCCGCCCGAACCGCCGCCGGCACCGCCGCCCGCACCGCCGCACCCGCTGGCGGTGGCAGGGCCGACGGACTGCGCGGACTGTTCCGGACGTTGAGCCGCGAGTACCCCCAGTGCACCGCCCGGCTCGTCGAGTTCGGCGCGGAGGTCGGCCCGGAGCAGGCCGCGGCGGCGCTGGTCGGCGAACTGCTGGCCGAGGACCGGGAACCGGTGGTGCTGCACGGGCCGGCCGGACGCCAGGGCCTGGCGCTGGTCGAGCGCTCCCTGGGCCTGCTGGGCAGCACCGGCGCGGGGCCGGCCGGCGACGGCGCCGCGGAGGCCGCCGCGCTGGGGCTGGACCGCGACGCCGTGGTGCTGCTGGTCGGCGGGGCGCGCGGGATCACCGCGCGGTTCGCGGCCACGCTCGCGGCGGCCGCGCGCTGCCGGCTGGAGCTGCTGGGCCGCACCGCACCGCCGCAGGGCGCCGAGGACCCGGTGCTGGGCGCCGCCCGCGACCGCGCGGCGCTGCGGACCGCGCTCGCCCGCCAGGGCGTGCCGCTGGCCGGCATCGACCGCACCGCCGCCGCCCTGCTGGCCGGGCGCGAGGTCGCGGCGACGCTCGACGAGCTGTCCGCGCTGGGTTCGCGGGCCCGCTACCAGGTCGTGGACGCCGCCGATCCGGCCGCGCTGCGGCAGGCGGTCAAGGAGGTGTACGCGGAACACGGCCGGTTGGACGGCGTGGTGTTCGCCGCGGGTGTGATCGAGGACAAGGTGCTCGCCGAGAAGGACCCGGACTCCTTCCGGCGGGTCTTCGCCACCAAGGCGGACGGCGCGCGGGCCCTGCTCGACGCACTGGCCGAGCTGCCGTCCGGGCCCGGCTTCACCGTGCTCTTCGGCAGCATCGCCGCCGCCCTGGGCAACCGCGGCCAGGCCGACTACGCGGCGGCCAACGACGCGTTGGAGGAACTGGGCGCCCGCTGGGCGCAGCGCACCGGGCGCCGGGCGCTGACCGTCCACTGGGGCCCGTGGGCGCCGTCCGCCACGCACGGCGGCATGGTCTCCCCCGAGCTGGCCCGCGACTACCAGCGGCGGGGCGTGCGGCTGATCGACCCGGGCGCGGGCGCGCTGGCACTGCTTCGCGAACTCGCCTGGGGCGAACCGTCGGTGCGCTCCGTGGTCTACACCGCCTCGGGCTGGTGA
- a CDS encoding glycoside hydrolase family 15 protein: MHRYPPIAEHGLIGDLQTAALVTSRGVVDWFAAPRFDSPSVFAALLDHDRGGYFRLASDDPQATCKQLYYPDTASLVTRFMSPDGVGEVIDWMPPNSSRTATDRHTVIRTARTVRGTVRFELECRPRFDYGRARHQLDLGPDSAAFRAPGVSAHLQSTFPLERDGDDVRGAVTLNVGEQAATVLTVCDAEGGPPPPLTVDGITHELWSAVEFWQRWVRGSNYRGRWPDMVNRSAITLKLLTYAPTGAPVAAATMGLPEQVGGERNWDYRYTWVRDGSLSVRALLDLGFVEEATAFTHWLGDRLHESAGTDGEALQIMYRVDGSPLLGEEVLGHLEGYRGSAPVRLGNAAADQLQLDIYGEALYALSQGHEVAVQAGYRGWKVLAHSLDWLADHWDRPDEGIWETRGGRKDFTYSRVMCWAAFDRGLRLADEFRRPADTERWLSIRDSILEQVMAHGWSEADQAYVQHYGGEPVLDASLLLMPRVGFVAAKDPSWLSTLDAMDRTLVSDSLVYRYDPAASPDGLRGSEGTFSLCTFLYVDALARAGRLRPARYTFEKMHTYANHVGLFAEEVGPSGEQLGNFPQAFTHLALIMSACTLDEALDRQRD; the protein is encoded by the coding sequence ATGCACCGCTACCCTCCGATCGCCGAGCACGGCCTGATCGGCGACCTGCAGACCGCCGCCCTGGTGACCTCGCGGGGCGTTGTCGACTGGTTCGCCGCGCCGCGCTTCGACTCCCCCAGCGTCTTCGCCGCGCTGCTCGACCACGATCGCGGCGGCTACTTCCGGCTCGCCTCGGACGATCCGCAGGCCACCTGCAAGCAGCTCTACTACCCGGACACCGCCAGCCTGGTCACCCGCTTCATGTCCCCCGACGGGGTGGGCGAGGTGATCGACTGGATGCCGCCGAACAGCAGCCGCACCGCGACCGACCGGCACACCGTGATCCGCACCGCGCGCACCGTGCGCGGGACCGTGCGCTTCGAGCTGGAGTGCCGCCCGCGCTTCGACTACGGCCGGGCCCGCCACCAACTCGACCTGGGGCCGGACTCCGCCGCCTTCCGCGCACCGGGAGTGAGCGCCCACCTGCAGAGCACCTTCCCGCTGGAGCGGGACGGTGACGACGTGCGCGGCGCCGTCACGCTGAACGTCGGCGAGCAGGCGGCGACCGTCCTCACCGTCTGCGACGCCGAGGGCGGGCCCCCGCCGCCGCTCACCGTCGACGGGATCACCCATGAGCTCTGGTCGGCCGTCGAGTTCTGGCAGCGCTGGGTGCGCGGCTCCAACTACCGCGGCCGCTGGCCCGACATGGTCAACCGCTCCGCGATCACCCTCAAGCTGCTCACCTACGCACCCACCGGCGCGCCGGTGGCCGCCGCCACCATGGGCCTGCCCGAACAGGTCGGCGGCGAGCGGAACTGGGACTACCGCTACACCTGGGTGCGCGACGGCTCGCTCTCCGTGCGCGCCCTGCTCGACCTGGGCTTCGTGGAGGAGGCCACCGCCTTCACCCACTGGCTGGGCGACCGCCTGCACGAGTCGGCGGGAACGGACGGCGAGGCGCTGCAGATCATGTACCGGGTCGACGGCTCGCCGCTGCTGGGCGAGGAGGTCCTCGGGCACCTGGAGGGCTACCGCGGCTCCGCCCCCGTGCGGCTCGGCAACGCCGCCGCCGACCAGTTGCAACTGGACATCTACGGCGAGGCGCTCTACGCGCTCTCCCAGGGGCACGAGGTCGCCGTCCAGGCCGGCTACCGGGGCTGGAAGGTGCTCGCCCACAGCCTGGACTGGCTCGCCGACCACTGGGACCGCCCCGACGAAGGCATCTGGGAGACCCGCGGCGGGCGCAAGGACTTCACCTACAGCCGGGTGATGTGCTGGGCCGCCTTCGACCGCGGCCTGCGGTTGGCCGACGAGTTCCGCCGGCCCGCCGACACCGAGCGCTGGCTCAGCATCCGGGACAGCATCCTGGAGCAGGTCATGGCCCATGGCTGGAGCGAGGCGGACCAGGCCTACGTCCAGCACTACGGCGGAGAACCCGTGTTGGACGCGTCGCTGCTGCTGATGCCCCGGGTGGGGTTCGTCGCGGCCAAGGACCCGTCCTGGCTCTCCACCCTGGACGCGATGGACCGCACCCTGGTCTCGGACAGCCTGGTCTACCGCTACGACCCCGCCGCCTCCCCGGACGGCCTGCGCGGCTCCGAGGGCACCTTCAGCCTCTGCACCTTCCTCTACGTCGACGCGCTGGCCAGGGCCGGGCGGCTGCGCCCCGCCCGGTACACCTTCGAGAAGATGCACACCTACGCCAACCATGTCGGCCTCTTCGCCGAGGAGGTGGGGCCCAGCGGTGAGCAACTCGGCAACTTCCCACAGGCGTTCACCCACCTGGCGCTCATCATGTCGGCGTGCACGCTGGACGAGGCGCTCGACCGGCAACGCGACTGA
- a CDS encoding cyclase family protein, with translation MAAQHRPDPQQPQSQEEFTALYGRLCRLATGDSRGALATITPERLRAAAHEVRLGRSVTMAAPVETRAAPDNPRPAGHHLTSPPEAAADGTGLHFATDHFSMNVHGDADSHLDALCHVVYDGTLHGGVPATTLTAEGATALSVELVRDGIVGRGVLLDIPRLRGVHWLEPGDHVTAEELSAAERHQHVRVGAGDLLFVRVGHRRRRIEAGPWDVARTRAGLHPAAMEFLAERQVAVLGCDSNNDTAPSITDGVDFPVHVLGVHALGLHLLDYLQFEDLVPLCEAADRWSFLCVVAPLRLPHATGSPVNPIAIL, from the coding sequence ATGGCTGCGCAGCACCGACCGGACCCCCAACAGCCGCAGAGCCAGGAGGAGTTCACGGCCCTCTACGGACGGCTGTGCCGGTTGGCCACGGGCGACTCCCGGGGTGCGCTCGCCACCATCACGCCGGAGCGCCTGCGCGCGGCGGCGCACGAGGTGCGCCTGGGCCGGTCGGTGACGATGGCGGCGCCGGTCGAGACCCGGGCCGCCCCCGACAATCCGCGACCGGCCGGCCACCACCTGACCAGCCCGCCCGAGGCGGCGGCCGACGGCACCGGACTCCACTTCGCCACCGACCACTTCAGCATGAACGTGCACGGGGACGCCGACAGCCATCTCGACGCCCTCTGCCACGTGGTCTACGACGGCACCCTGCACGGCGGCGTCCCCGCCACCACCCTCACCGCCGAGGGTGCCACCGCGCTCAGTGTCGAGCTGGTCAGGGACGGGATCGTCGGCCGGGGCGTGCTGCTCGACATCCCGCGGCTGCGCGGCGTCCACTGGCTGGAGCCCGGCGACCACGTCACCGCCGAGGAGTTGTCGGCCGCCGAGCGGCACCAGCACGTCCGGGTCGGCGCCGGTGACCTGCTCTTCGTGCGAGTCGGCCACCGCCGCCGCCGGATCGAGGCCGGCCCCTGGGACGTCGCCCGGACCCGGGCCGGGTTGCACCCGGCCGCGATGGAGTTCCTGGCCGAGCGCCAGGTGGCCGTCCTGGGCTGCGACAGCAACAACGACACCGCCCCCAGCATCACCGACGGCGTGGACTTCCCGGTGCACGTGCTGGGTGTGCACGCCCTCGGGCTGCACCTCCTCGACTACCTGCAGTTCGAGGACCTGGTGCCGCTGTGCGAGGCGGCGGACCGCTGGTCGTTCCTCTGCGTGGTCGCGCCGCTGCGGCTGCCGCACGCCACCGGCTCACCCGTCAACCCCATCGCGATCCTGTGA